One genomic segment of Flagellimonas marinaquae includes these proteins:
- a CDS encoding purine-nucleoside phosphorylase: MTQNQIDESVDYLNKRGFENPEIGIVLGTGLGQLIDSIENPIEAHYNHIPHFPLATVEFHTGKLIYGTIEGKSAVVMQGRFHLYEGYDFLDITYPIRVMHQLGIKKLFVSNAAGAINLEFKKGDIMLIEDHINLQGGSPLAFKNVGEFGDRFVDMSEPYDLQMRQKIEQIATKEHISLKKGVYASVVGPQLETKAEYRMLKIMGADAVGMSTVPEVIIANQLRLPIVAVSVLTDECDPDNLQPVKVQEILKIAGETEPKMIKLFKELIKDL; the protein is encoded by the coding sequence ATGACACAAAATCAAATCGACGAATCGGTAGATTATTTAAACAAAAGAGGCTTTGAAAATCCTGAAATAGGCATTGTACTCGGAACAGGGCTTGGTCAACTCATTGACAGCATCGAAAACCCGATAGAGGCCCATTACAACCATATACCCCATTTCCCGTTGGCCACTGTAGAATTCCATACCGGTAAGTTGATCTACGGAACCATTGAGGGTAAATCCGCCGTGGTAATGCAAGGGCGTTTTCATTTATACGAAGGCTACGATTTTTTGGATATTACCTATCCGATACGGGTAATGCACCAACTGGGCATAAAAAAACTGTTCGTTTCCAATGCCGCAGGGGCTATTAACCTAGAATTTAAAAAAGGCGACATTATGCTAATCGAAGACCATATCAACCTACAAGGCGGCTCCCCATTGGCATTTAAGAATGTGGGTGAGTTTGGAGATCGTTTTGTGGATATGAGCGAGCCCTACGACCTGCAAATGCGACAAAAGATAGAGCAAATAGCCACTAAAGAACATATTTCCCTAAAAAAGGGCGTCTATGCCTCGGTCGTTGGTCCACAATTGGAAACCAAGGCAGAATACCGCATGTTGAAAATAATGGGTGCCGATGCGGTGGGCATGAGTACCGTTCCAGAAGTTATAATAGCCAATCAACTACGGTTACCTATTGTGGCGGTCTCGGTATTGACCGACGAATGCGACCCGGACAACCTACAACCCGTAAAGGTTCAAGAAATTTTGAAGATAGCTGGTGAAACCGAACCCAAAATGATCAAACTATTTAAAGAGCTCATTAAGGACCTTTAA
- a CDS encoding TIGR04282 family arsenosugar biosynthesis glycosyltransferase — protein sequence MSKNLLLILTRNPELGKCKTRLAAKVGDTAALDIYKFLLRHTVSITQDLQVEKWVLYSENIWEDDIWSNLGYKKKLQVGEDLGERMSHAFAEGFRAGFENIIVIGSDMFHLDQSDLEKAFLQLQSNDYVVGPAEDGGYYLLGMKSLQAALFENKAWGTDTVLSDTLKDLRSKTVYFLDERNDVDHYEDIKDIEAFEPFLKHIEP from the coding sequence TTGAGCAAGAATCTACTTCTTATCCTAACACGAAATCCGGAACTTGGCAAATGTAAAACCCGTTTGGCAGCAAAAGTGGGAGATACGGCTGCTCTGGATATTTATAAGTTTCTTTTACGCCATACGGTTTCCATTACCCAAGATCTACAAGTAGAGAAATGGGTCTTGTATTCTGAAAATATTTGGGAAGACGATATTTGGAGCAACCTTGGCTATAAAAAAAAATTGCAGGTCGGGGAAGATTTGGGCGAACGCATGTCACATGCGTTTGCCGAAGGTTTTAGGGCAGGATTCGAGAATATTATTGTTATTGGTAGCGATATGTTCCATTTGGACCAATCCGATCTGGAAAAAGCGTTTCTCCAACTCCAATCCAACGATTACGTAGTGGGACCTGCCGAAGATGGTGGATATTATCTTTTGGGGATGAAATCCCTGCAAGCAGCATTGTTCGAGAACAAAGCATGGGGAACCGATACCGTTTTGTCCGATACCCTAAAAGATTTAAGATCCAAAACCGTTTATTTTTTGGACGAGAGAAACGATGTTGATCATTACGAAGACATTAAAGATATTGAGGCCTTTGAGCCATTTTTAAAACACATTGAGCCATGA
- a CDS encoding glycoside hydrolase family 113 — protein sequence MKKIIFICVTVLVSCSSAKFHKVNGVSFVSSGEEASQQHIDPVLNVQANYAAIMPFGFTSDINSPDLVFDSDRQWFGERREGVEQYIQKMHQNGVRIMVKPQIWISRGAFTGNLKMLTEADWKQFEEAYEAFILLYATLAEETQSDIFCIGTELKVFVNERPEFWSELITKVRHVYHGEITYAANWDEYAKTPFWSRLDYIGVNAYFPLCEEENPSVETLSKGWQPWKAKLKEVSKNKKSPILFTEFGYRSMDFTGKKPWLVDRNQTDVNLEAQARATQVLFDEFWSESWFAGGFVWKWFMQHNEVGGHEDNRFTPQNKPAESVIRKQYSQERKTRL from the coding sequence ATGAAGAAGATCATTTTTATTTGTGTCACGGTGTTGGTGTCTTGCAGCAGCGCCAAATTCCATAAGGTCAACGGTGTTAGTTTTGTGTCTTCTGGTGAGGAAGCTTCGCAACAGCATATCGATCCGGTACTTAATGTCCAGGCCAATTATGCGGCCATTATGCCATTTGGTTTTACGAGTGATATAAATTCACCGGATTTGGTTTTTGATTCCGACAGGCAATGGTTCGGAGAGCGCAGGGAAGGGGTTGAGCAGTATATCCAAAAAATGCACCAAAATGGTGTCAGGATTATGGTAAAACCTCAAATTTGGATCAGCAGGGGAGCCTTTACGGGTAACTTGAAAATGTTGACAGAAGCGGATTGGAAACAATTCGAAGAGGCTTACGAAGCATTTATTCTGCTATATGCAACTTTAGCGGAGGAAACTCAAAGCGATATATTCTGTATAGGTACCGAGCTTAAGGTTTTTGTAAACGAACGCCCCGAATTTTGGAGCGAACTCATCACAAAGGTCAGACATGTGTATCATGGCGAAATTACTTATGCAGCCAATTGGGACGAGTATGCAAAAACACCATTTTGGTCCCGATTGGATTATATTGGGGTAAACGCCTACTTTCCCCTTTGCGAAGAGGAAAATCCATCCGTAGAAACACTTTCAAAAGGATGGCAACCATGGAAAGCAAAATTAAAAGAGGTTTCCAAAAACAAAAAAAGCCCCATTCTTTTTACGGAATTTGGGTATAGGAGCATGGATTTTACAGGGAAAAAACCATGGTTGGTGGATCGTAACCAAACCGATGTCAATCTTGAGGCACAGGCAAGGGCCACCCAGGTATTGTTCGATGAGTTTTGGTCCGAGAGCTGGTTTGCTGGAGGTTTTGTCTGGAAATGGTTTATGCAACATAATGAGGTAGGTGGACATGAGGATAATAGGTTTACCCCACAAAATAAACCTGCCGAATCCGTTATTCGAAAGCAATATTCCCAAGAAAGAAAAACAAGGCTTTGA
- a CDS encoding pyruvate kinase → MGLTVDQLQKILVQIDQVIELIQEKDLECYELVEMVSRTYKESVKNLMHYAAFRSFDARKMQKGLKQLGLTRLANSEGNILGSLLKLKLIVHSLMGMPPDLAEDRILGIGAGAKLLKKHTNKLFGKSKRSRRVRIMVTQPTEAAENYGLVLEMVKNGMDCARINCAHDSPEVWSAIIRNVRKAALECNTMVKVAMDLSGAKVRTGKIDLGYHKKKKKKRKEFLRLNKGDVLVVTGRSDVAVEATLDHEGKVVVPAEVSCVPPQIIQRMETGAPILFDDGKIEGKVVSVGADSFRVEITRAGEGGSKLKGEKGINFPTLDLGISGLTEKDRQDLKFVVENADIVNYSYVNNAEDVNELYVELERLGAGVNLGVILKIETKLSYQNLINILIMAMQRKRIGIMIARGDLALEVGWKSMGMVQEGILSFSSAAHVPVVWATQVLEGLAKKGMPSRSEITDITSSVQAECVMLNKGPHIGEAISFLNEVLINVENSHNKREIMLPKMEWK, encoded by the coding sequence ATGGGCCTTACGGTAGATCAACTTCAAAAAATACTAGTACAAATTGACCAGGTCATAGAGCTGATTCAGGAAAAAGACCTTGAGTGCTACGAATTGGTGGAAATGGTGTCCCGAACGTACAAGGAGAGTGTAAAAAATCTAATGCACTATGCGGCTTTTCGAAGTTTTGATGCAAGAAAAATGCAAAAAGGGCTCAAGCAATTGGGACTGACACGTTTGGCCAATTCCGAAGGAAATATATTGGGAAGCCTGCTCAAACTAAAACTTATTGTTCATAGTTTGATGGGTATGCCACCAGATTTGGCAGAGGATAGAATCTTGGGCATTGGGGCCGGGGCAAAGCTGTTAAAAAAACATACCAACAAATTGTTCGGAAAATCCAAAAGATCGCGAAGAGTTCGCATAATGGTCACCCAACCGACCGAGGCGGCAGAGAATTATGGATTGGTTTTGGAAATGGTTAAAAACGGAATGGATTGTGCTCGAATAAATTGTGCCCACGATTCCCCGGAGGTATGGTCGGCCATTATAAGGAATGTTAGAAAGGCGGCGCTGGAGTGCAACACCATGGTAAAGGTCGCCATGGATTTGTCCGGCGCCAAAGTAAGAACAGGAAAAATTGATTTGGGTTACCATAAAAAGAAGAAAAAGAAGAGAAAAGAATTTTTGCGACTTAACAAAGGCGATGTGCTCGTGGTTACCGGCCGATCGGATGTTGCCGTAGAGGCAACGTTGGACCATGAGGGAAAGGTGGTAGTGCCAGCAGAGGTAAGTTGCGTGCCTCCTCAAATAATTCAAAGGATGGAAACCGGAGCGCCCATTCTGTTCGACGATGGTAAGATTGAAGGCAAGGTCGTATCGGTGGGGGCAGATTCTTTTCGGGTTGAGATAACTAGAGCAGGAGAGGGAGGCTCTAAATTAAAAGGAGAAAAAGGAATTAATTTTCCGACTTTGGATCTGGGTATATCCGGATTGACCGAAAAGGATAGGCAGGATCTCAAATTTGTGGTCGAAAACGCGGACATTGTCAATTATTCCTATGTTAACAATGCAGAAGACGTTAATGAGCTTTATGTTGAATTGGAAAGATTGGGCGCAGGTGTAAATTTGGGGGTTATTTTAAAAATAGAGACCAAATTGTCGTACCAAAACCTTATCAATATTTTAATTATGGCAATGCAGCGAAAACGGATAGGGATAATGATAGCTCGAGGAGATCTTGCTCTTGAGGTGGGGTGGAAGAGCATGGGGATGGTACAAGAAGGGATACTTTCCTTTTCAAGTGCCGCCCATGTCCCGGTAGTTTGGGCCACCCAAGTTTTGGAGGGATTGGCAAAAAAGGGGATGCCATCCAGGTCGGAGATTACGGATATTACATCTTCTGTACAGGCCGAATGTGTTATGTTGAACAAAGGCCCCCATATTGGCGAGGCCATTTCTTTTTTGAACGAAGTACTGATCAATGTGGAGAACTCTCACAATAAAAGGGAAATAATGCTCCCTAAAATGGAATGGAAATAA